The Akkermansiaceae bacterium genome has a window encoding:
- a CDS encoding glycoside hydrolase family 88 protein, which produces MHTRPTVPRPLATLVGVLLTATIVTAALPPSADEVMNITRKVADWQIRTFDDQGKFRALPTKPQKWQNREKRHDLTWHNGALYAGMFRWSLIAGDAKYKDWLIEIGDRHGWKLHERPYHADDHTVGQFYLDLYQQTREPKMLEPTKKHFDWILANPQSGTLDMKENGREAHKRWGWSDALFMAPPVWARLARVTGEKKYLDFMDREYRATHELLWDKEKHFFLRDSTYFEQRETNGEKIFWSRGNGWVFGGLALMIPDLPTDWEKRRFYTDLFTQMAAALKKHQRADGTWSMGLLGGGEAYPVKETSGTAFFVFGLAWGVNHGLLDRDTYTPVILKGWRALTDCVTEDGMLGYVQPVGAAPGDSFPDFTEVYGSGAFLAAGAEMVDFLRKTPRRP; this is translated from the coding sequence ATGCATACCCGCCCAACCGTCCCTCGTCCGCTTGCCACCCTGGTCGGTGTCCTGCTCACAGCCACCATCGTCACCGCCGCCCTGCCGCCCAGCGCCGATGAGGTGATGAACATCACCAGAAAAGTCGCCGACTGGCAGATCCGGACGTTCGACGACCAGGGGAAATTCCGTGCCTTGCCGACGAAGCCTCAAAAATGGCAGAACCGCGAAAAACGCCATGACCTGACCTGGCACAACGGCGCGCTGTATGCCGGCATGTTCCGGTGGAGCCTGATCGCCGGGGACGCGAAATACAAGGATTGGCTGATCGAAATCGGCGACCGCCATGGCTGGAAACTCCACGAACGCCCCTATCACGCCGACGACCACACCGTCGGGCAGTTCTACCTCGACCTCTACCAGCAGACGCGCGAGCCGAAAATGTTAGAACCGACAAAAAAACACTTCGACTGGATTCTCGCGAACCCTCAGAGCGGCACGCTTGACATGAAGGAGAACGGCAGGGAGGCGCACAAGCGCTGGGGCTGGAGTGACGCCTTGTTCATGGCTCCTCCGGTGTGGGCGAGACTGGCCAGGGTCACCGGCGAGAAAAAGTATCTCGACTTCATGGACCGCGAATACCGCGCCACCCATGAGCTGCTGTGGGACAAGGAGAAACACTTCTTCCTGAGGGACTCCACCTACTTCGAACAGCGGGAAACAAACGGCGAGAAAATCTTCTGGTCGCGTGGAAACGGCTGGGTGTTCGGCGGACTCGCTCTGATGATCCCGGACCTGCCCACCGACTGGGAAAAGCGCCGCTTTTACACCGATCTCTTTACCCAGATGGCGGCGGCCCTCAAGAAACACCAGCGTGCAGACGGTACTTGGTCGATGGGACTGTTAGGAGGCGGGGAGGCCTACCCTGTCAAAGAGACCAGCGGCACCGCCTTTTTTGTGTTCGGCCTGGCCTGGGGTGTGAACCACGGCCTGCTGGATCGTGATACCTACACACCGGTTATCCTCAAGGGCTGGCGTGCATTGACCGATTGCGTGACGGAGGACGGCATGCTGGGATACGTGCAGCCGGTGGGTGCCGCGCCGGGGGACTCCTTCCCCGACTTCACCGAGGTTTACGGCAGCGGCGCCTTCCTCGCGGCAGGAGCCGAAATGGTGGACTTTCTCCGCAAAACACCGCGCCGCCCCTGA
- a CDS encoding PEP-CTERM sorting domain-containing protein (PEP-CTERM proteins occur, often in large numbers, in the proteomes of bacteria that also encode an exosortase, a predicted intramembrane cysteine proteinase. The presence of a PEP-CTERM domain at a protein's C-terminus predicts cleavage within the sorting domain, followed by covalent anchoring to some some component of the (usually Gram-negative) cell surface. Many PEP-CTERM proteins exhibit an unusual sequence composition that includes large numbers of potential glycosylation sites. Expression of one such protein has been shown restore the ability of a bacterium to form floc, a type of biofilm.): MKKLPLLATAATLACLTASLHAATVYRINSGAGSGQYWNQAANWNDSGNPAASGKDYVVANGQNLRASGEFAGDSLTFTNGGSLGIFNAVTVDNLSMTGSGNNYIVHNALTISLSNKSGGTSSFDISSDSLTFNTGAVSNRTLTINQAISGTAKLISRVGYKFNSTKTDNTNKTVFASASNTWSGDIELQNGTFDFTHGISAQTLTLNGDASEIGGLSEGYSTARFFINDGESYTFTSITTGTHSLDLGTYSVDDLNSWLSGNGESDKALFEAVGGASGLIIVAVPEPSSAALLGLGGLALILRRRRK, from the coding sequence ATGAAAAAACTCCCTCTACTCGCCACCGCCGCAACGCTCGCCTGTCTAACTGCTTCACTGCACGCAGCGACTGTTTACCGCATAAACTCGGGCGCTGGTTCTGGGCAATACTGGAACCAGGCCGCCAACTGGAATGACAGTGGCAATCCGGCGGCTAGTGGAAAAGACTACGTCGTTGCCAATGGGCAGAACCTGCGTGCAAGTGGCGAATTTGCTGGAGATTCCCTGACCTTTACCAACGGAGGCTCTTTGGGGATTTTTAACGCCGTGACAGTTGACAATCTCAGCATGACAGGATCCGGCAATAACTACATTGTCCACAACGCATTAACCATCTCTCTCAGCAATAAAAGCGGCGGCACATCTTCTTTCGACATCTCCTCCGACTCACTCACCTTCAACACGGGTGCGGTATCCAACCGGACCCTCACCATCAACCAAGCCATCAGCGGCACTGCCAAGTTGATCTCCAGAGTCGGATACAAATTTAACAGTACGAAAACAGACAACACCAACAAGACCGTCTTTGCCTCTGCCTCAAATACCTGGAGTGGTGACATTGAACTCCAAAACGGCACCTTCGACTTTACCCACGGCATCTCTGCCCAGACCCTCACGCTGAACGGCGATGCTTCCGAGATCGGTGGTCTGAGTGAGGGATACAGCACCGCCCGCTTTTTCATCAACGATGGAGAGAGCTACACCTTCACCTCGATCACCACGGGAACCCACAGCCTCGACTTGGGCACCTACTCTGTAGATGACCTCAACTCCTGGCTCAGCGGCAATGGCGAATCCGACAAGGCGCTCTTTGAAGCCGTTGGCGGAGCCAGCGGCCTCATCATCGTCGCCGTGCCCGAGCCATCCTCCGCCGCCCTGCTCGGCCTCGGTGGTCTTGCCCTGATCCTCCGCCGCCGTAGAAAATAA
- a CDS encoding PEP-CTERM sorting domain-containing protein (PEP-CTERM proteins occur, often in large numbers, in the proteomes of bacteria that also encode an exosortase, a predicted intramembrane cysteine proteinase. The presence of a PEP-CTERM domain at a protein's C-terminus predicts cleavage within the sorting domain, followed by covalent anchoring to some some component of the (usually Gram-negative) cell surface. Many PEP-CTERM proteins exhibit an unusual sequence composition that includes large numbers of potential glycosylation sites. Expression of one such protein has been shown restore the ability of a bacterium to form floc, a type of biofilm.) — protein MKLKTPLYQKWATMATFSLSVSLASATTVISGWTVIDDSYTDDASGTFAITSAGATTQTTPTQAFADTQKFSATAAVDWTATWTFLGLTNGTYEVAGAWYGTTNRTKTAPFKVQGGSTIVVNQELSPGHPSLPAGPTLSDGTENVVFSMLTATAVVTDGTLTVVLNDVDNTSGSEYVLADAIAIRAVPEPSSAALLGLGGLALILRRRKG, from the coding sequence ATGAAATTAAAAACTCCACTGTATCAAAAGTGGGCCACGATGGCCACTTTCTCGTTATCTGTCTCGCTCGCCTCGGCAACCACAGTCATCTCCGGATGGACCGTCATTGACGACTCCTACACTGATGACGCCAGTGGCACATTCGCCATAACGTCCGCAGGAGCCACGACGCAGACAACGCCTACTCAAGCTTTTGCTGATACACAGAAGTTTAGCGCAACTGCAGCTGTGGACTGGACGGCGACATGGACGTTCCTCGGTTTGACGAATGGCACTTATGAAGTGGCCGGAGCATGGTATGGTACAACGAACCGGACTAAAACAGCGCCTTTCAAAGTTCAGGGGGGGAGTACGATTGTGGTAAACCAGGAACTGAGTCCGGGTCACCCTTCGCTTCCAGCTGGCCCAACACTTAGCGATGGCACTGAGAATGTCGTATTTAGCATGCTGACGGCCACAGCAGTAGTGACCGATGGCACACTGACCGTCGTACTTAATGACGTGGACAACACTTCGGGTTCAGAATATGTGCTTGCAGATGCCATTGCGATTCGCGCCGTCCCGGAGCCATCCTCCGCAGCCCTGCTCGGCCTTGGGGGACTCGCGCTGATACTCCGCCGCCGTAAAGGCTAA